A genomic region of Diachasmimorpha longicaudata isolate KC_UGA_2023 chromosome 17, iyDiaLong2, whole genome shotgun sequence contains the following coding sequences:
- the LOC135170506 gene encoding adenomatous polyposis coli protein-like isoform X2 yields MLKDLSQTGSKYLQSSSGSAKSKDSQVHSSSGIPLPRNYKVDSKILKTEKNRLKLILRSQEQDVITDDAGEKEERITCQTSVKPITLPKYQGDSPRIVRTERKEETPLRRGKQHQSGALHPDKPDLPVYPRYSTSTTPTYQLGADQAQDSSPPGTNYSTTSIRCKYRESNNVMDSTGQQEIDQKTEIYSPPGRGYDEEGSSEDDVKGDDTTEGHRLSSLYHGTWPVKHNTWTAQGFSGQSGSNNHEMASVMSFSSGSGCSVGLQGHRRLGAKVDVVYSLLGMLGSSEGREDMSGTLLAMSNSLDSCLVMRQSGCLPLLVQLIHAPGQDPETRERASRALHNVIHARTDEKVGRREARVLRLLEQVRDYCQVLRTSLETERPPDDLERHPGPTIAALMKLSFDEAHRHAMCQLGGLHAVAELIEMDHAAHGTDSDDQSCITLRRYAGMALTNLTFGDGNNKALLCSFREFMKALVTQLRSLSDDLRQVTASVLRNLSWRADSSSKQTLREVGAVIGLMKAAMEGRKESTLKSILSALWNLSAHCSTNKVDICGVEGALAFLVDMLSYKAPSKTLAIVENAGGILRNVSSHIAVREDYRLIVRDRGCLQVLLRQLRSPSLTVVSNACGALWNLSARCPHDQRLLWDLGAVPMLRSLVHSKHKMISMGSSAALKNLLSARPGGSNLVHLDSTARGLGLPTLPTLNARRQRALEQEIDQNLSETCENIEPSTSPTTKDDKFSFKEDSVADIKRNYATGACRYNGVPRSESRESMTSATSTHSDTIFERVNRHVNGFTPSELQIKQQSASLHAATGFSGQGTRDSSKTSQLEKKYALKYKNSIPERLRPTDLGITSTISWATGPDQNSSCSFLRTSIEKKLSTSSSGAKIKTPSPISPVDVGNFSGNCNFDVGDFINKPIISPTSSHTSEGDPFGNYAETDLDQPTNYSLRYAERNSDEDEKQSSGYFAGSEQDIEDTIKTYCTEGTPYGTSLNSSRAASHSDLQDDGKIKHLSIEKDSSVRVYPKPRSCPLKNLPEKTSKPLSLPANTKEAHSDIDSGVPIEEDETETTDAIIVESTITHLTSIVVDEESKRLSDKKLREKINKRLNIGEPESLTESMASDGDDDDEDLLAACIHVGMQNNRHRQSFRRNSLEKATRESNLVRYQTSVVLHQMDNRLSEASNEDSTMESTLDKSSKLSPKSQSTDQIKSENASLETVDPESIDSYDSVERSEQVLLEFCIKSSPGNVETIGLSEPSSPSDGAEVVQPNGSSAAKAKIIPQAEAPLEDVHEYRRQRDPDAMIASLDRLTATLVQQTEAMRERESSAMKQSIQSDTWNEDSPNDNSFPTISMSVPLVASFKSDTEEDKAEDTQTISKTSFNDHSNMTTSRIIQQEAFRLAEAVNAEFRVLSLTCHDLEAIKPPSSMNSLISLTSSYVGPEILDNTTPRDHCHTSSLPTAIPKGRGGRKKSLPVGIVARRALGQGPSQTGSLDSLLNDSTGSQLENVKPPSMMDELLDTGDMESSMLSVASITSEIADSKDQDSNSLTSSDPIFDLIKPVANVLSMTCLKYAENSANNSLSEYLENINPPSLFNEISEIDDTTIDANTDTMCSDTLCIDVELKTEEISGIDRIEEGDNDTDEAATPISTEYSLSSSAESTPKRKLSSKNHLTPKQKRQLAKERYKTYTIAAELVKKEEEERRKHQGDPNNRVTRPKLSPFSKLTPKQRRQEDRARFQTQVLGAPFGAVNPSREGEDQDKSINTATVTLKTGIPSLRSFSSLKVKKNREDSRGRYRTRTLEDSDSQPDQSNESNQGIEDSGEGTSEEMQTMLQQNANIVLHTLNETKAEESIVDMETISLISHASGAEISLRMRLGDGMGTKYSTFVKKKSSQAVAVSQEVWQAVEEPQAPEPQPEEEELSSEGSDSESENGTSPVKQQPKRPRIIKPGSRDPSVDTNDVDKEPVSPKGIRGRRKALYSKPTIPKKITPQSSPVKQSSSGIPIGRNTSSTVVRATRATTLRQTTNANNSKALGSPKNVSVNKAVALSKRSSIPQRGPTTTPEETVKRHSTPPGCLSSPSKKSEVIKPLERQGTFTKDEPEMENTPMVMNSPSKSKIAKPTRGSPVHAVPAKSKISVRSFQSKLTKCSSADGIPSQKTGVTKRQVESGKNPDLTNAQGKKLGQRSNSNSSIVSQTSAGGSQKLTKETTSKIASLWKKVEESRNKQKYEKPDSRQWITADSQKTDGETVVQQLPTLRLFRSSTFEGVPKETGIRMPHKLGKVAERQLGACYRNSCDLTEINANDSSSRIPKFGDKTDGRGVSSGGGTVVLRKQKSEGSDCDAKRISRLGSFFRVDSEHQGSSEHSATGSGSPGSHLRCDGAGQEDREGSNSIATASSKVTSV; encoded by the exons ATGTTGAAGGACCTGAGCCAGACCGGCAGCAAGTATTTGCAGTCGAGTTCAGGTTCAGCGAAATCGAAGGATTCTCAAGTGCACAGTTCCAGTGGTATTCCATTGCCTCGAAATTACAAAGTCGACAGTaaaattctgaagactgagaAAAATCGTCTGAAATTGATTCTCCGGAGTCAGGAGCAGGATGTGATAACTGATGATGCTGGCGAGAAAGAAGAGAGAATCACCTGTCAGACGTCTGTCAAACCGATAACTCTTCCGAAATATCAAGGGGATTCTCCGAGAATTGTCCGGACAGAACGCAAG GAGGAAACGCCGTTGCGTCGAGGAAAACAGCACCAGTCGGGTGCGCTCCACCCGGATAAGCCGGACTTACCGGTGTACCCACGTTACTCCACCAGTACAACACCGACATATCAACTGGGTGCAGATCAAGCCCAGGATTCATCTCCACCAGGAACCAATTACTCCACAACATCGATACGATGCAAGTACAGAGAAAGCAATAATGTCATGGACTCCACGGGACAACAAGAGATCGACCAGAAGACCGAG ATTTATTCACCACCGGGCAGAGGCTACGACGAGGAGGGCAGCAGTGAGGATGATGTTAAGGGAGATGACACCACCGAGGGACACAGACTGTCATCTCTGTACCACGGTACTTGGCCTGTCAAGCATAACACATGGACAGCTCAAGGGTTTTCTGGTCAATCGGGAAGTAACAATCAT GAAATGGCAAGTGTGATGAGTTTCTCCTCTGGTAGTGGCTGCTCAGTAGGTCTTCAAGGTCACCGTCGTCTAGGTGCCAAAGTAGACGTCGTGTACAGCCTCCTGGGAATGTTGGGCAGTAGCGAGGGTCGTGAGGACATGTCTGGCACTCTCTTAGCCATGAGCAACTCCCTAGACAGCTGCCTAGTGATGCGTCAGTCTGGCTGTCTCCCCCTGTTAGTCCAACTGATCCACGCCCCAGGGCAAGACCCAGAAACCCGAGAGCGCGCCTCACGAGCCCTTCACAACGTGATCCACGCGAGAACCGACGAAAAAGTTGGGAGACGTGAGGCTCGTGTCCTGCGACTGCTGGAGCAAGTCAGGGACTACTGTCAGGTTCTCAGAACATCTCTGGAGACCGAGCGACCACCGGACGACCTGGAGAGACACCCAGGGCCCACAATAGCAGCGCTGATGAAGCTCTCCTTCGACGAGGCTCATAGACATGCTATGTGTCAACTCGGTGGTCTCCACGCTGTTGCTGAACTCATAGAAATGGATCATGCAGCTCATGGCACTGATTCAGATGACCAGAGCTGTATAACCCTGAGGAGATATGCCGGAATGGCCCTGACGAACCTGACCTTCGGTGATGGTAACAACAAAGCCCTGTTGTGCTCGTTCAGGGAATTCATGAAGGCACTTGTCACTCAGTTGAGGAGCCTCAGTGATGATTTGAGACAGGTGACAGCGAGTGTTCTCAGGAATTTATCTTGGCGAGCAGACTCCAGCTCCAAACAGACACTTCGTGAAGTTGGCGCTGTTATTGGATTGATGAAGGCTGCCATGGAGGGAAGAAAGGAATCAACGTTGAAGTCCATTTTGTCAGCCCTTTGGAACCTCTCCGCTCACTGCAGCACTAACAAAGTGGACATTTGTGGAGTTGAGGGAGCATTGGCATTCCTCGTTGACATGCTGAGTTACAAAGCCCCCTCCAAAACACTCGCTATTGTCGAAAATGCTGGAGGAATACTGAGGAATGTGTCAAGTCACATTGCTGTCAGGGAGGACTATCGACTCATCGTGAGGGACCGTGGATGTCTTCAGGTACTTCTACGACAGCTGAGATCACCGAGTTTGACAGTTGTCAGTAATGCGTGTGGTGCGTTGTGGAATTTATCAGCGAGATGTCCTCATGATCAACGACTCCTGTGGGATCTTGGAGCAGTACCAATGCTCAGGAGTCTCGTTCATTCCAAACATAAAATGATATCGATGGGCTCGTCAGCAGCTTTGAAGAATCTGTTGAGCGCTCGTCCTGGTGGCAGTAATCTTGTTCATCTTGATTCAACAGCTCGTGGTCTTGGATTGCCGACACTACCGACTTTGAATGCCAGGAGGCAGCGGGCACTCGAGCAGGAAATCGATCAGAATCTCTCGGAGACTTGTGAGAATATCGAGCCCAGCACATCACCGACCACTAAGGACGACAAATTTTCCTTTAAGGAGGACAGTGTTGCTGATATCAAGAGGAATTATGCAACTGGAGCTTGTAGGTACAATGGTGTGCCGAGAAGTGAGAGCAGGGAGTCCATGACGTCTGCCACCAGTACACATTCAGATACTATTTTCGAGAGGGTGAATCGTCACGTCAATGGATTTACACCAAGTGAATTGCAGATTAAACAGCAATCAGCATCCCTTCATGCTGCTACTGGTTTCAGTGGTCAAGGAACGAGGGATAGCAGCAAGACTAGTCAGTTGGAAAAGAAGTACGCTTTGAAGTACAAGAATTCAATTCCAGAACGTTTGAGACCCACTGACCTGGGCATTACTTCGACGATATCCTGGGCAACTGGGCCTGATCAGAACAGTTCCTGCTCCTTCCTCAGGACTTCTATTGAGAAGAAATTATCAACTAGTTCAAGTGGGGCCAAAATCAAGACTCCGAGCCCAATATCTCCAGTTGATGTTGGCAATTTTAGCGGTAACTGCAATTTCGACGTGGGTGACTTCATCAACAAGCCCATTATATCACCCACTTCATCTCACACATCTGAGGGAGATCCTTTTGGCAATTATGCAGAGACCGATCTTGATCAACCGACCAACTACAGCCTTCGTTATGCTGAAAGAAATTCAGATGAGGATGAGAAGCAGAGCTCTGGGTATTTTGCTGGGAGTGAACAGGATATCGAGGATACTATCAAGACATATTGCACCGAAGGGACTCCCTATGGAACGTCCTTGAATTCATCGAGAGCTGCGTCTCACTCTGATCTCCAAGATGATGGGAAAATCAAGCACTTGAGCATTGAAAAGGACTCGTCAGTGAGAGTGTATCCTAAACCGAGGAGCTGTCCTCTGAAGAATCTGCCTGAAAAGACTTCAAAACCCCTGAGTCTGCCAGCAAATACAAAAGAAGCTCATTCAGACATCGATTCAGGTGTTCCAATAGAGGAAGACGAGACCGAAACAACCGATGCGATAATTGTCGAGTCAACGATCACTCATCTGACGTCTATCGTAGTAGACGAGGAATCGAAGCGTTTAAGCGACAAAAAACTCAGAGAGAAGATTAACAAACGTTTGAACATTGGCGAGCCAGAGAGCCTGACTGAATCAATGGCCAgtgatggtgatgatgatgatgaggacCTCCTGGCAGCCTGCATTCACGTTGGAATGCAGAACAACCGTCATCGACAATCATTTCGAAGGAACAGTCTGGAGAAAGCCACACGAGAGAGCAATCTTGTTAGATATCAAACGAGTGTTGTTCTTCATCAAATGGACAATCGATTGTCGGAAGCCAGCAATGAGGATTCAACAATGGAATCCACTCTCGATAAGAGTTCAAAGCTCTCCCCCAAGAGTCAAAGTACAGATCAGATAAAGTCTGAGAATGCATCATTGGAGACTGTGGATCCAGAGAGCATTGACTCCTACGATTCAGTCGAGAGATCAGAGCAGGTGTTGCTGGAATTTTGCATAAAATCCAGTCCAGGAAATGTGGAGACGATTGGACTCAGTGAACCATCCTCCCCGAGTGATGGGGCAGAGGTAGTTCAGCCTAACGGATCATCAGCAGCGAAAGCCAAAATAATTCCTCAAGCAGAAGCGCCACTGGAGGACGTCCACGAATATCGAAGGCAGCGTGATCCAGACGCGATGATAGCGTCGCTGGACAGATTGACAGCAACCCTGGTGCAGCAGACCGAGGCcatgagggagagagagtcTTCAGCGATGAAGCAGAGCATCCAGAGTGATACATGGAACGAGGATTCACCGAATGACAATTCATTTCCAACTATCAGCATGAGTGTACCTCTGGTGGCCTCCTTCAAGAGTGATACTGAAGAGGACAAGGCTGAGGACACCCAGACAATATCCAAGACATCCTTCAACGATCACAGCAATATGACAACATCAAGGATCATTCAGCAAGAGGCATTCAGGCTCGCTGAAGCTGTCAACGCAGAATTTCGAGTGCTGAGTCTCACGTGTCATGATCTGGAGGCGATAAAGCCCCCGTCCTCGATGAATAGTTTGATATCACTGACGAGTAGCTACGTTGGTCCCGAAATCCTGGACAATACGACTCCTCGTGATCACTGTCACACCAGTTCCCTTCCCACAGCTATTCCCAAGGGTCGtggggggaggaaaaaatcattgcCAGTTGGCATTGTTGCCAGACGAGCACTGGGGCAGGGACCGAGCCAAACTGGCAGTCTCGACAGTCTTCTGAATGACAGCACTGGCTCGCAACTCGAAAATGTCAAACCACCGTCCATGATGGACGAACTCCTCGACACTGGGGACATGGAAAGCAGCATGTTGAGTGTCGCAAGCATAACTTCGGAGATTGCTGACTCGAAGGATCAAGACTCCAACAGTTTAACGAGCAGTGATCCTATTTTTGATCTGATAAAACCAGTTGCCAATGTTTTATCAATGACTTGCCTCAAGTATGCTGAGAACAGCGCCAATAATAGTTTATCTGAGTACTTGGAGAACATAAATCCACCCTCACTTTTCAACGAAATCAGTGAGATCGATGACACTACGATCGATGCCAACACTGACACAATGTGCAGTGACACACTTTGCATTGATGTTGAATTAAAAACTGAGGAGATTTCGGGTATCGACAGAATTGAGGAAGGTGATAATGACACTGATGAGGCCGCGACCCCGATATCAACGGAGTATAGTCTCAGTAGTTCAGCTGAATCCACTCCCAAGAGAAAATTGTCCAGTAAAAATCACTTGACACCGAAGCAAAAGCGACAGCTGGCGAAGGAGAGGTACAAGACATACACGATAGCAGCTGAGTTGGTGaagaaggaggaggaggagagaagGAAGCACCAGGGTGATCCGAATAATCGAGTTACTCGACCGAAATTATCCCCATTCTCGAAGCTAACACCCAAGCAGAGGAGACAGGAGGATCGTGCTAGATTTCAGACTCAAGTTCTTGGAGCTCCATTTGGTGCTGTCAATCCATCGAGGGAAGGAGAGGACCAGGATAAGAGTATTAATACAGCAACGGTGACACTGAAGACTGGAATTCCCTCGTTGAGGAGCTTCTCCAGTCTGAAAGTGAAGAAGAATCGTGAGGACAGCAGGGGACGTTATCGAACTAGAACGTTGGAGGATTCAGACTCTCAACCTGATCAGAGTAACGAGAGCAATCAAGGTATTGAGGACTCCGGGGAGGGAACGTCAGAAGAAATGCAGACAATGTTGCAGCAGAATGCTAACATTGTCCTTCACACTCTGAACGAAACAAAAGCAGAGGAATCGATTGTGGATATGGAGACAATAAGTCTAATTTCTCATGCCTCTGGTGCTGAGATAAGCCTCAGGATGCGTCTAGGTGATGGAATGGGGACGAAGTATTCGACTTTTGTGAAGAAGAAGAGCTCTCAGGCTGTAGCTGTCTCACAGGAGGTCTGGCAAGCTGTTGAGGAGCCCCAGGCCCCTGAACCCCAGCCAGAGGAGGAAGAGCTCTCGTCAGAAGGGAGTGACTCCGAGAGTGAAAATGGCACATCCCCAGTGAAGCAGCAGCCGAAACGTCCCCGAATCATCAAGCCAGGGAGTCGTGATCCATCTGTCGACACCAATGACGTTGATAAGGAGCCTGTGAGTCCCAAGGGCATCAGAGGCAGACGAAAAGCCCTCTATTCCAAGCCGACgatccccaaaaaaatcactccacAGTCGTCTCCAGTAAAGCAGAGCTCCAGCGGCATTCCCATTGGTCGGAACACTTCCTCGACAGTAGTTCGTGCCACCAGAGCAACGACCCTTCGACAAACCACCAACGCGAACAACTCTAAAGCCCTCGGGAGCCCGAAAAATGTGAGTGTGAATAAGGCTGTTGCCCTGTCGAAACGAAGCTCGATCCCCCAGCGAGGACCCACCACTACTCCAGAGGAGACAGTGAAACGTCATAGCACCCCTCCAGGATGTCTGTCCAGTCCTTCCAAGAAATCTGAAGTCATAAAGCCACTGGAACGACAAGGGACCTTCACCAAGGACGAGCCTGAGATGGAAAACACACCGATGGTGATGAACTCCCCCAGCAAATCAAAAATAGCAAAACCAACTAGGGGGTCACCTGTCCACGCTGTCCCAGCAAAGTCCAAGATATCGGTCAGAAGTTTTCAGTCCAAGTTGACCAAGTGCTCCAGTGCTGACGGTATACCCAGTCAGAAAACTGGAGTGACCAAACGCCAGGTGGAGAGTGGAAAAAATCCGGATCTGACTAACGCACAAGGAAAGAAACTGGGGCAGAGATCCAACAGCAACTCCAGCATTGTTTCCCAGACGTCAGCTGGGGGATCACAGAAGCTGACGAAGGAAACCACCAGTAAAATAGCGAGTCTGTGGAAGAAAGTTGAGGAGAGTAGGAATAAACAGAAGTACGAGAAACCAGATAGCAGGCAGTGGATCACAGCTGACAGTCAGAAGACTGATGGAGAGACTGTTGTCCAGCAGTTGCCGACGTTGCGGCTCTTTCGTAGCTCGACATTCGAGGGTGTGCCAAAGGAAACGGGCATCAGGATGCCTCATAAATTGGGAAAGGTAGCGGAGAGACAGCTGGGGGCTTGTTACAGAAATTCTTGTGATTTGACGGAAATAAATGCCAACGATTCATCCAGCAGGATTCCAAAATTTGGGGACAAAACTGATGGCAGAGGAGTGAGCAGTGGTGGCGGAACTGTTGTCCTCAGGAAGCAGAAGAGCGAGGGATCCGACTGCGATGCCAAGAGGATATCACGACTTGGGTCTTTCTTCAGGGTTGACTCGGAGCATCAGGGATCGTCTGAGCATTCTGCCACTGGAAGTGGAAGCCCAGGTAGCCATCTCAGATGCGATGGTGCAGGACAGGAGGACAGGGAGGGCTCAAACAGTATCGCTACTGCGTCGTCCAAAGTCACAagtgtttga